In the genome of Photobacterium sp. TY1-4, one region contains:
- a CDS encoding sigma-54-dependent transcriptional regulator, with the protein MTINNDIEVLVIDDDQDVVDAYQQLLEISGYKACAITDPTLVMNMLNRNWPGVIVTDMYMPGLSGMELLAQIKALDPDLPVIMITGHGDIPMAVDAVRKGALDFLQKPLQPNELLALLDKHLPIRQQQIDQRASLTQSTAELLIGDSPLMVRLREQITEVALTTKDVLIEGSHGVGRHTVARLLHQKSELCDGPYLTTAGDSIQCTADLQRSMIAARGGSLCLMHPQDMPQETQKWLCRFLLEQERLNKKEVRVLAVVEGTPEAQVEQDKLLPELFYFLSQIRFQLPSLKQRNCDIIPLFRHFLKQSCQKLSKAVPSIDKAYLNTLSRYEWPGNVLELKNVAELYAIGIVKLAGQERTKPLEQMSSPLDELVGSYEKQIIEDALYLFAGRINDVSNYLQIPRKKLYLRMKKHNLDKAEYKVRTN; encoded by the coding sequence ATGACAATAAATAACGATATTGAAGTCCTGGTCATCGATGACGATCAAGATGTCGTTGATGCTTACCAACAGCTGCTGGAAATCTCCGGCTACAAAGCCTGTGCGATCACCGATCCAACCCTGGTCATGAACATGCTGAACAGAAACTGGCCGGGCGTGATTGTCACCGATATGTACATGCCGGGCCTGAGCGGCATGGAGCTACTGGCGCAAATCAAGGCCCTCGATCCGGATTTGCCAGTCATCATGATCACCGGCCACGGCGATATCCCGATGGCGGTGGATGCGGTCAGAAAGGGCGCGCTCGATTTTCTGCAAAAGCCGCTCCAGCCCAATGAGCTGCTGGCCTTGCTGGACAAGCACCTGCCGATACGCCAGCAGCAGATCGACCAGCGCGCCAGCCTGACCCAGAGCACCGCCGAGTTGCTGATTGGCGACAGTCCGCTGATGGTCCGGCTGCGCGAGCAAATTACCGAAGTCGCCCTGACCACCAAAGATGTGCTGATCGAAGGGTCGCACGGGGTCGGCCGCCATACCGTGGCCCGCTTGCTGCACCAGAAAAGTGAGCTCTGCGACGGTCCCTATCTCACCACCGCCGGGGACTCAATCCAGTGTACCGCCGATCTCCAGCGCAGTATGATCGCCGCCCGCGGCGGCAGCCTGTGCCTGATGCATCCGCAGGATATGCCGCAGGAGACCCAAAAATGGCTCTGCCGTTTCCTGTTGGAGCAGGAGCGACTGAACAAGAAAGAAGTCCGGGTGCTGGCCGTGGTCGAAGGCACCCCGGAAGCCCAGGTCGAGCAAGACAAACTGTTGCCGGAGTTGTTCTATTTCCTCAGCCAGATCCGCTTCCAGCTCCCGTCTCTGAAACAACGTAACTGCGACATTATTCCGCTGTTCCGCCATTTCCTGAAACAGAGCTGCCAGAAGCTCAGCAAGGCTGTGCCGTCGATCGACAAAGCCTACCTCAACACCCTCAGCCGCTATGAATGGCCGGGCAATGTGCTGGAGCTGAAAAACGTCGCCGAGCTGTACGCCATCGGGATCGTCAAACTGGCAGGCCAGGAGCGGACCAAGCCGCTGGAGCAAATGAGCAGCCCACTCGACGAGCTGGTCGGCAGCTACGAGAAGCAGATCATTGAAGATGCACTCTATTTGTTTGCCGGGCGGATCAACGATGTCTCCAACTATCTCCAGATCCCGCGTAAAAAGCTGTATCTGAGAATGAAAAAACACAACCTCGACAAAGCCGAATACAAGGTTCGCACCAACTAA